The Actinosynnema mirum DSM 43827 genomic interval CGAGGACGCCGAACGCGGCCGGGGGCTGCAGGACCTCGGGAACGGGTGCGGTGGTGGTGAGGGTGTCCACGGTCGGGGCGAGCGCGGTGAGCGCCTGCTCGGCGGTCGTCCACAGCTCCTCCCTATCCATCGCCTCGGCCGCGCGGGACCTCGGGAACGGGGTGGGGTCGCGGGGTGGGCCGGGGCGCAGGCGGCCCAGGGTCGCGGCGGGGCCGGTCGGGATCAGGGGGCGCAGTCTGGCGACGTCGGCGGCGATGGTGGTGGCTAAGGCGTCGATCTCACCCATGTGGCCATCTTGCACTACGCACCGTCACCAGTTGGTTCACCCTGGGCGGCGAGACTTCGCACTGATGGTCAATTGCCCTGCGCCCCCGCGTGGTCCAGTTTGACGGGCATGGCGAGTGATCTGCAGAAGCGGAAGATGTCCGCGGTCTTCGGCGCGATGGACGCCAACGGGGACGGCAAGCTGGAGAAGGCCGACTTCGACGCGCTGACCACGCGGTGGCTCGCGGTCAGCCGGGACGCCGACGCCGGGGTGCTGCGCTCGACCATGGACCAGTGGTGGACCGTGCTGCGCGAGGCGTCGGACCACAACGACGACGACGAGGTCACCCTGGACGAGGTGATCGCGGCGGCGGGCGACCAGATGCTGATGCTGGACCTGGTCGTGTCGACCGCCGAGGCGATGTTCGAGGCCGTGGACCTGGACGGCAGCGGGTCGGTCACCGCGCAGGAGTACGCGACGATGATCCACGCCTGGACCGGGAACGACGCGTCGACCGACGAGGTGTTCGCGCTGCTCGACCTCGACGGGAACGGGGAGCTGTCCAAGTCGGAGTTCGCCCGGCACTGGGTGGAGTTCTGGGCGGGCGACGACCCGGACGCGCCCGCGAACAACGTGTTCGGGCTGATCTGACGCAGCCGGGGGCGGGCGCGCGCGGGGTCAGCGGACCCGCGTGCGCCCGCCCTTGCGGTAGGCGCTGACCGCGGGCGAGTCGACCCAGAAGCGCCAGGGGACGTCCACCGCGACGGCCACGCCCACGCGCGGTCCGGTGCGGACAGCCCCGACGGGCTCGCCCGCGTAGAGCCGCACGGTGGAGTCGGCCGAGGTGAGGTCGACGCCGTTGTGGGCGCGGTCGAGGCCGAGCACGCCGGTGAGCCGGGCGGGGCCCTTGGCCAGCTCGGCGTCGGTGCGGGCGGCGGGCCTGCGGGCGCGGGCCAGCTCGATCCCGGACACCACCTCGCCCGCCCTGATCAGCACCGCCCCCGGCACGCCGTCGGTGAGCGAGACGACGTTGCAGCAGAAGTGCATCCCGTACACGAAGTACACGTACAGGTGACCGGCCGGGCCGAACATGACGTCGTTGCGCGGGGTGCGCCCCCGGTAGCAGTGCGACGCGGGGTCGTCGCCGCCCCGGTACGCCTCGACCTCGACGATCCGCACGCCGACGGCGCCCTCGTCGGTGGTGCTCTCCAGGACCGCGCCGAGCAGGAGCTTGGCGGCGTCGACCGGGTCGACCGCCAGCTCCTGCTCGGTCAGCTGCCTGCGCGCGGGGTCAGCGGGAGCGGGCAACGGAGACCTTGTCCCGCAGCCTCTTCAGCTGCTCGGCGACCCGGACCGGCGCGGTGCCGCCGTGGGCGTCGCGCGAGGCGATGGAGCCCTCCACGGTCAGCACCAAGCGCACCTCGGGGGTGAGGTGGGGGGAGATGGCGGCGAACTCGTCGTCGGTCAGCTCGTCCAGCCCGACGCCCCGGTTCTCGGCGGCGCGCACGCACTCCCCCGCCGCCTCGTGGGCGATCCGGAACGGCACGCCCTCGCGGACCAGCCACTCGGCGATGTCGGTGGCCAGGGTGAACCCGGCGGGCGCCAGCTCGGCCATGCGGTCGGTGTCGAAGCGCAGGGTGGCGATCATGCCGGTGAGGGCGGGGAGCAGCAGCTCCAGCTGCTCGACCGAGTCGAACAAGGGCTCCTTGTCCTCCTGCAGGTCCCGGTTGTAGGCCAGCGGCTGGGCCTTGAGGGTGGCGAGCAGGCCGGTGAGGTTGCCGATGAGCCTGCCGGACTTGCCCCTGGTCAGCTCGGCCACGTCGGGGTTCTTCTTCTGCGGCATGATCGAGCTGCCGGTGGACCAGGCGTCGTCGAGCACGGCGAAGCGGAACTCGGCGGTGGTCCAGATGATGACCTCCTCCGCGATGCGGGAGAGGTTGACGCCGATCATGGCGAGCACGAACGCGATCTCGGCGGCGAAGTCGCGGGAGGCGGTGCCGTCGATGGAGTTCTCGACAGGGCCGTCGAAGCCGAGGTCGGCGGCGACCATGGCCGGGTCAAGGCCCAGCGAGGAGCCCGCGAGCGCGCCGGAGCCGTAGGGGGACACGGCGGTGCGGCGGTCCCAGTCGGCGAGGCGGTCGACGTCGCGCAGCAGGGCCTGGCCGTGCGCGAGCAGGTGGTGGGCGAGCAGCACGGGCTGCGCGGACTGCAGGTGGGTGCGGCCGGGCATGACCGCGCCGGGGTGCCGGTCGGCCTGGCCGGCGAGGGCGTCGACGACGTCGAGGACGCCGGTGGTGACGCGGCGGGCGGCGTCGCGCAGCCACATCCGGAACAGGGTGGCGACCTGGTCGTTGCGGGAGCGGCCCGCGCGCAGCTTGCCGCCCAGCTCGGCGCCCGCGCGCTCGATGAGGCCGCGTTCGAGCGCGGTGTGGACGTCCTCGTCGGCGAGGGTCGGGACGAACGCCCCGGACTCGACGTCGGCGGCCAGCACGTCGAGCGCGGCGTGCATCCGGGTCAGCTCGTCCTCGCTGAGCAGCCCGGCGCGGTGCAGCACGGCGGCGTGGGCGCGGGAGCCCCTGATGTCGTACGGGGCCAGCCGCCAGTCGAAGTGCGTGGACGCCGACAGCAGCGCCATCGCTTCGGCCGGCCCGCTGGCGAACCTGCCGCCCCACAACGCGCTCACCTGGAACAACTCCCTCACAGCC includes:
- a CDS encoding EF-hand domain-containing protein, coding for MASDLQKRKMSAVFGAMDANGDGKLEKADFDALTTRWLAVSRDADAGVLRSTMDQWWTVLREASDHNDDDEVTLDEVIAAAGDQMLMLDLVVSTAEAMFEAVDLDGSGSVTAQEYATMIHAWTGNDASTDEVFALLDLDGNGELSKSEFARHWVEFWAGDDPDAPANNVFGLI
- a CDS encoding DNA-3-methyladenine glycosylase encodes the protein MPAPADPARRQLTEQELAVDPVDAAKLLLGAVLESTTDEGAVGVRIVEVEAYRGGDDPASHCYRGRTPRNDVMFGPAGHLYVYFVYGMHFCCNVVSLTDGVPGAVLIRAGEVVSGIELARARRPAARTDAELAKGPARLTGVLGLDRAHNGVDLTSADSTVRLYAGEPVGAVRTGPRVGVAVAVDVPWRFWVDSPAVSAYRKGGRTRVR
- the argH gene encoding argininosuccinate lyase, which gives rise to MALLSASTHFDWRLAPYDIRGSRAHAAVLHRAGLLSEDELTRMHAALDVLAADVESGAFVPTLADEDVHTALERGLIERAGAELGGKLRAGRSRNDQVATLFRMWLRDAARRVTTGVLDVVDALAGQADRHPGAVMPGRTHLQSAQPVLLAHHLLAHGQALLRDVDRLADWDRRTAVSPYGSGALAGSSLGLDPAMVAADLGFDGPVENSIDGTASRDFAAEIAFVLAMIGVNLSRIAEEVIIWTTAEFRFAVLDDAWSTGSSIMPQKKNPDVAELTRGKSGRLIGNLTGLLATLKAQPLAYNRDLQEDKEPLFDSVEQLELLLPALTGMIATLRFDTDRMAELAPAGFTLATDIAEWLVREGVPFRIAHEAAGECVRAAENRGVGLDELTDDEFAAISPHLTPEVRLVLTVEGSIASRDAHGGTAPVRVAEQLKRLRDKVSVARSR